In Polyangiaceae bacterium, one genomic interval encodes:
- a CDS encoding IS4 family transposase has translation MVAEKETRHWLRTIEASNERLAASKTRLWFQIDREGDRYATLKSLHDTGQWFTARSTYGSRFVRNGRRKERLAEVLARTPPRGTYRLFVRSRDDRKGRMATLRIHTTSVVLDMFERATRERYLLPVNIVDVHEMGTIPDGEEPIHWRLMTNHSIDTDEDVALVLYGYTQRWRIEDLHKTWKSGACRVEDTQLRSTRRVIKWAMIMAATAARIERIKLLARTDPLQPASIEFGPHEIAATLLMKRKYKKQTETIPESMPTIGQFTIWLAELGGYMGKSSGGPPGSITIQRGLDFILPIAAALAAIEDERKMR, from the coding sequence GTGGTTGCAGAGAAAGAGACACGCCATTGGCTCCGCACGATCGAGGCGAGCAACGAGCGGCTGGCGGCATCGAAAACGCGATTATGGTTCCAAATAGACCGCGAAGGCGACCGCTATGCGACACTCAAATCGCTCCATGACACCGGGCAATGGTTTACGGCCCGTTCGACCTATGGATCTCGTTTCGTTCGGAATGGCAGGCGCAAGGAGCGCCTTGCCGAAGTCCTCGCACGAACGCCACCACGTGGGACCTATCGGCTATTCGTACGATCGCGGGATGACCGAAAAGGAAGAATGGCCACGCTGCGCATTCACACGACATCGGTGGTGCTCGATATGTTCGAGCGAGCCACCCGTGAGCGATACCTCCTGCCGGTGAATATCGTTGACGTGCACGAAATGGGCACGATACCTGATGGCGAAGAGCCGATTCATTGGCGGCTCATGACGAATCACTCAATCGATACGGATGAGGACGTGGCGCTCGTGTTGTACGGGTATACGCAGCGCTGGCGAATCGAGGATCTGCACAAAACGTGGAAGTCAGGGGCCTGCCGAGTGGAAGATACGCAGCTACGTTCGACCCGGCGTGTTATAAAGTGGGCGATGATCATGGCCGCAACTGCCGCCCGTATTGAGCGTATCAAGCTGCTCGCCCGCACCGACCCATTACAGCCCGCGTCTATCGAGTTTGGACCTCACGAAATCGCGGCGACTCTTCTCATGAAGCGAAAATACAAAAAACAAACCGAGACGATCCCTGAATCAATGCCCACCATTGGCCAATTCACGATATGGCTGGCGGAACTCGGCGGGTACATGGGCAAGTCTTCCGGCGGGCCACCAGGCTCCATCACGATCCAGCGGGGTTTGGATTTCATCCTGCCGATCGCCGCGGCACTGGCTGCGATCGAGGACGAACGGAAGATGCGATGA
- a CDS encoding ATP-binding protein — MRPSFNTAGPCNPGEHYMLPPERRLKLVMKFIEEHKYFTLTAGRQTGKTTCARWLEDHYNATGDWHALWVDIQTAREQPDPATAFRVVLDKIASVCKSLEPPFQPLDRTRIDELVSIPQTAILHCLSDLAARDDKRWVIFFDEADGLVGEAMVSFLTQLRDGYINRSKSPFPASVVLVGQRQVRDYALREEDRRVLAWLGTSSPFNITAKPATLDPFTESEVAELLQQHTDETGQVFLPEAVAKIYELGQGHPWLTNALADQIVNYDVEDRAIPITVEDVEAAKETIIIERRSHIDSLVARLREPRVRRILDPMLEGALPDGDMLDDDIAYCVGLGLLRKRAGGIEIANPIYREVIPRTLTYAQQVTLPQQTAWYVRPDGSLDMGKLMQDWQMFWREDGHLAAEGFSYRESGPHLMLMAFLQRIINGGGRITREYGLGRKALDLLIFWKDERHAIEVKIRRDSETETRALDQVAGYLDRLGESDGWMVMFDMRKEVAWNDKLFVREVDHAGKHIRLVGC, encoded by the coding sequence ATGCGCCCCTCGTTCAATACCGCCGGTCCGTGCAATCCCGGCGAACACTACATGCTTCCTCCCGAGCGGCGGTTGAAGCTCGTCATGAAGTTCATCGAGGAGCACAAGTATTTCACCCTCACTGCCGGACGACAGACGGGCAAAACGACCTGCGCTCGATGGCTCGAAGACCACTACAACGCCACCGGCGACTGGCACGCTCTTTGGGTCGACATCCAGACCGCTCGCGAGCAACCGGATCCTGCCACGGCGTTTCGTGTCGTCTTGGACAAAATCGCCTCTGTCTGCAAATCGCTCGAGCCACCCTTCCAACCACTCGATAGGACACGCATCGACGAACTCGTGTCGATTCCACAAACCGCAATTTTGCATTGTTTATCCGACCTCGCAGCTCGCGACGACAAACGCTGGGTCATTTTCTTCGACGAGGCCGACGGGTTGGTCGGCGAGGCCATGGTCTCTTTTCTCACGCAACTTCGGGATGGTTACATCAACCGTAGCAAATCCCCCTTTCCTGCCAGCGTCGTGCTCGTGGGGCAACGCCAAGTCCGCGACTATGCCTTGCGCGAAGAGGACCGACGAGTCCTCGCTTGGCTCGGCACGAGCTCGCCTTTCAACATTACCGCCAAACCCGCAACCCTCGACCCTTTCACCGAGAGCGAAGTCGCCGAGCTCTTGCAGCAACACACCGACGAGACCGGACAGGTGTTCTTGCCGGAGGCCGTCGCCAAAATCTATGAATTGGGACAGGGTCATCCATGGCTCACCAATGCACTCGCCGATCAAATCGTGAACTACGACGTCGAAGACCGCGCCATTCCCATTACGGTCGAAGACGTCGAGGCGGCAAAGGAGACCATCATCATCGAGCGGCGCAGCCACATCGATTCGCTCGTGGCAAGGCTACGCGAACCGCGCGTCCGCAGAATCCTGGATCCCATGCTCGAAGGCGCTCTACCCGACGGCGACATGCTCGACGACGACATTGCGTATTGCGTTGGGCTTGGTTTGCTCCGCAAACGCGCTGGAGGCATCGAAATTGCCAATCCCATCTATCGTGAAGTCATTCCCAGAACTCTCACGTATGCGCAGCAAGTGACGTTGCCGCAGCAAACGGCATGGTACGTGCGCCCGGACGGATCGCTCGACATGGGCAAGCTCATGCAGGATTGGCAAATGTTCTGGCGCGAGGATGGCCATTTGGCTGCCGAGGGGTTCAGTTATCGGGAATCAGGTCCTCATTTGATGCTGATGGCGTTCCTGCAGCGCATCATCAATGGCGGCGGACGCATCACGCGCGAATATGGTTTGGGGCGCAAGGCGCTCGATTTGCTTATTTTCTGGAAGGACGAACGTCACGCGATCGAAGTGAAGATTCGTCGCGACTCCGAGACAGAAACCCGTGCGCTCGATCAGGTCGCCGGATACCTCGATCGCTTGGGCGAAAGCGATGGATGGATGGTCATGTTCGACATGCGCAAAGAGGTTGCTTGGAACGACAAGCTCTTCGTGCGTGAGGTCGATCACGCGGGAAAGCATATTCGGCTCGTGGGGTGTTGA